From Cardiocondyla obscurior isolate alpha-2009 linkage group LG09, Cobs3.1, whole genome shotgun sequence, one genomic window encodes:
- the Glyp gene encoding glycogen phosphorylase, translating to MSLPNSDHEKRKQISVRGIVDVENVGNFKKTFNRHLHYTLVKDRNVATSRDYFFALAHSVKDNLVSRWIRTQQHYYEKDPKRVYYLSLEYYMGRSLQNTMINLGIQGACDEAMYQMGLNIEELEELEEDAGLGNGGLGRLAACFLDSMATLGLAAYGYGIRYEYGIFAQKIKNGEQIEEPDDWLRYGNPWEKARPEFMLPVNFYGHVIDTPEGKKWVNTQVVFAMPYDSPIPGYKNNVVNTLRLWSAKSPIEFNLKFFNDGDYIQAVIDRNLAENISRVLYPNDNFFEGKELRLKQEYFMVAATLQDIIRRYKSSKFGSREHHRTDFKAFPDKVAIQLNDTHPSLAIPELMRILIDVEKLSWEEAWDITKRTCAYTNHTVLPEALERWPTSMLESILPRHLQIIYHINFLHLQDVQAKWPGNMDRVRRMSLVEEEGEKRINMAHLSIVGSHAINGVARIHSEILKDSVFRDFYELTPEKFQNKTNGITPRRWLLLCNPNLSDIIEEKIGSDWTVHLEQLNQLKKWAKDPVFQRNVVKVKQENKLRLAQILEKEYGVRVNTASIFDIQVKRIHEYKRQLLNCLHVITLYNRIKRDPSAHFVPRTVMIGGKAAPGYHLAKKIIKLICSVANVINNDPIVGDKLKLIFLENYRVTLAEKIIPAADLSEQISTAGTEASGTGNMKFMLNGALTIGTLDGANVEMAEEMGNENIFIFGMTVEEVEALQKKGYNAYDYYNKLPEAKQCIDQIQGGFFSPNNPDEFRDIADVLLKWDRFLLLADYESYIKKQDYVSKIYQDETKWVEMAIHNIASSGKFSSDRTIAEYAREIWGVDPNWQKLPDPHDPRDI from the exons agaGTCTACTATTTATCTTTGGAATATTATATGGGAAGATCACTGCAAAATACTATGATCAATTTAGGGATACAAGGAGCATGCGATGAAGCCATGTATCAG ATGGGTTTGAATATTGAAGAATTGGAAGAACTCGAAGAAGACGCCGGACTTGGTAACGGAGGACTTGGTCGTTTAGCAGCCTGTTTTCTAGACAGCATGGCTACGCTAGGTTTAGCTGCTTATGGATACGGCATACGTTATGAATATGGTATATTTgcacaaaaaataaagaatggTGAACAAATAGAAGAGCCTGACGACTGGCTTAGATACGGTAACCCTTGGGAGAAAGCTCGGCCAGAATTTATGCTGCCAGTGAACTTTTATGGTCATGTAATCGACACCCCGGAGGGCAAGAAATGGGTGAATACTCAG GTTGTTTTTGCCATGCCCTATGACAGTCCAATTCCCGgctataaaaataacgttgtCAATACATTAAGACTATGGTCCGCAAAGTCGCccatagaatttaatttaaaattct TTAACGACGGTGACTATATACAGGCTGTGATTGATCGCAATTTGGCAGAAAATATCTCCAGAGTTCTTTATCCCAACGACAATTTCTTTGAAGGAAAAGAACTGAGGTTGAAACAGGAATACTTTATGGTTGCTGCTACTCTACAGGATATTATCCGAAGATACAAGTCTAGTAAATTTGGCTCAAGGGAGCACCATAGAACCGATTTCAAAGCTTTTCCTGATAAAGTAGCTATTCAGCTCAACGATACTCATCCCTCGCTGGCTATTCCCGAACTAATGAGAATTCTCATCGATGTGGAAAAACTTTCTTGGGAAGAG GCTTGGGACATTACGAAACGTACATGTGCCTACACAAATCACACAGTTCTTCCCGAAGCGTTAGAAAGATGGCCTACTAGTATGCTAGAAAGCATTCTTCCGAGACATTTACAGattatttatcatattaatttccTGCATCTTCAAGACGTCCAGGCCAAGTGGCCTGGCAATATGGATCGCGTTCGTCGAATGTCTTTGGTAGAAGAGGAAGGCGAGAAAAGAATCAACATGGCACATCTGTCCATCGTCGGTAGTCATGCCATAAACGGAGTTGCTCGCATTCATTCGGAAATTCTCAAAGACAGCGT TTTCCGAGACTTTTATGAATTGACACCGgagaaatttcaaaataaaacgaaCGGTATTACGCCGAGAAGATGGCTGTTGCTCTGCAATCCAAATCTGTCTGATATAATCGAAGAA aaaattggTAGCGATTGGACCGTTCATTTGGAGCAATTAAACCAATTGAAGAAATGGGCAAAAGATCCGGTGTTCCAGCGTAACGTAGTTAAAGTCAAGCAGGAAAACAAGTTGCGATTAGCACAGATATTAGAAAAGGAGTATGGTGTCCGAGTTAATACAGCATCTATTTTTGATATTCag GTAAAACGTATACACGAGTACAAACGGCAATTGTTGAATTGTTTGCACGTTATCACTTTGTACAATCGAATAAAAAGGGACCCGTCTGCTCATTTTGTTCCAAGAACTGTGATGATAGGTGGGAAAGCGGCACCAGGCTATCACTTGGCAAAAAAAATCATCAAGCTCATCTGTAGTGTCGCTAATGTGATTAATAATGATCCGATTGTCGGCGATAAACTCAAGTTAATCtttcttgaaaattatcgTGTGACCTTGGCTGAAAAGATCATACCAGCGGCAGATCTAAGTGAACAAATTTCTACCGCTGGCACCGAAGCGTCTGGCACTGGCAACATGAAGTTTATG ttgAATGGCGCGTTGACTATCGGTACTTTGGACGGGGCAAATGTAGAGATGGCGGAGGAAATGggtaacgaaaatattttcattttcggCATGACAGTAGAAGAAGTGGAGGCTCTACAAAAAAAAGGCTATAATGCgtacgattattataataaattaccggAAGCCAAACAATGTATTGATCAAATCCAAGGAGGATTTTTCAGTCCGAACAATCCGGACGAGTTCCGAGATATCGCCGATGTGTTGCTTAAATGGGACAGGTTCCTACTTTTGGCTGATTATGAAAGCTATATAAAAAAGCAGGATTATGTTAGCAAAATCTATCAG GACGAAACGAAGTGGGTGGAAATGGCTATTCATAATATAGCATCATCGGGGAAATTTTCATCAGATCGTACAATTGCGGAATATGCACGCGAGATATGGGGTGTTGATCCGAATTGGCAGAAACTCCCAGATCCGCATGATCCTCGTGATATTTAA
- the LOC139105548 gene encoding galectin-8 isoform X1, translated as MSFNDSTALARQEAFKDFSYFDEETVPVSVCKPIPLQSLKVTSAIIFTGYIPENASRFSVNLTCKAAGNIALHFNPRLDRGYVVRNTKVRGYWEEEETCSPAGPSGCVFRRNTYVHLLIFCANNAFQIAVNGEHFCTFYYRLPLEEITNLEINGTIEDARARQLNLFIYPDPSICRLSRTLVLTTEEPLVDFLDVPITVDIGSEFRVGSRLFIAGRLKLLPYSFYVNLQKGKAIYPHPIIPLHLNPRFLYGNSMPYVVMNCWNNGTWNHEERHQGQLSWMPGRDFLLIIRCEYEGYTIWLGDKMIGEFKHRLQPSIVDTLRISGDVVLYQLSMSYA; from the exons ATGTCATTTAATGACTCCACTGCTCTGGCGAGACAGGAGGCGTTCAAGGATTTTTCTTACTTCGACGAAGAGACGGTACCTGTG AGCGTTTGCAAGCCGATTCCGCTGCAATCGTTAAAAGTGACGTCTGCTATCATTTTCACCGGATACATTCCCGAAAACGCGTCgag GTTTTCGGTGAATTTAACATGCAAGGCAGCTGGAAACATTGCTTTGCACTTCAATCCGCGATTGGATAGAGGATATGTTGTTAGGAATACGAAAGTTCGTGGATACTGGGAAGAGGAAGAGACCTGTTCACCTGCCGGTCCAAGTGGATGTGTTTTCCGCCGAAACACCTACGTACATCTTCTGATCTTCTGTGCGAATAACGCATTTCAG atcGCAGTAAATGGAGAGCACTTCTGTACCTTTTATTACAGATTGCCTCTTGAAGAAATAACAAATCTCGAAATTAACGGGACCATCGAAGATGCTAGAGCTCGTCAACTTAATCTATTCATATATCCAGATCCTAGTATTTGTCGCCTGTCGCGAACGCTGGTTCTAACGACCGAAGAACCGCTCGTAGACTTTTTa GATGTTCCGATCACCGTAGATATTGGTAGCGAATTTCGCGTCGGTAGTCGTTTATTTATCGCTGGGAGATTAAAGCTGCTGCCGTATTC GTTTTATGTGAATCTACAGAAGGGTAAAGCTATTTATCCTCATCCCATTATACCGCTGCATTTAAATCCACGTTTTTTATATGGCAACAGCATGCCATACGTTGTCATGAATTGTTGGAATAACGGCACATGGAATCACGAGGAACGACATCAAGGCCAATTATCCTGGATGCCTGGCCGAGACTTTTTGCTAAT CATTCGGTGTGAATACGAGGGATATACGATATGGCTGGGCGACAAGATGATCGGTGAATTTAAACACAGATTGCAGCCATCGATTGTGGATACTCTACGAATTTCTGGCGACGTTGTGCTTTATCAGCTTAGCATGAGTTATGCCTAA
- the LOC139105548 gene encoding galectin-4 isoform X2: MTPLLWRDRRRSRIFLTSTKRRYLWFSVNLTCKAAGNIALHFNPRLDRGYVVRNTKVRGYWEEEETCSPAGPSGCVFRRNTYVHLLIFCANNAFQIAVNGEHFCTFYYRLPLEEITNLEINGTIEDARARQLNLFIYPDPSICRLSRTLVLTTEEPLVDFLDVPITVDIGSEFRVGSRLFIAGRLKLLPYSFYVNLQKGKAIYPHPIIPLHLNPRFLYGNSMPYVVMNCWNNGTWNHEERHQGQLSWMPGRDFLLIIRCEYEGYTIWLGDKMIGEFKHRLQPSIVDTLRISGDVVLYQLSMSYA, from the exons ATGACTCCACTGCTCTGGCGAGACAGGAGGCGTTCAAGGATTTTTCTTACTTCGACGAAGAGACGGTACCTGTG GTTTTCGGTGAATTTAACATGCAAGGCAGCTGGAAACATTGCTTTGCACTTCAATCCGCGATTGGATAGAGGATATGTTGTTAGGAATACGAAAGTTCGTGGATACTGGGAAGAGGAAGAGACCTGTTCACCTGCCGGTCCAAGTGGATGTGTTTTCCGCCGAAACACCTACGTACATCTTCTGATCTTCTGTGCGAATAACGCATTTCAG atcGCAGTAAATGGAGAGCACTTCTGTACCTTTTATTACAGATTGCCTCTTGAAGAAATAACAAATCTCGAAATTAACGGGACCATCGAAGATGCTAGAGCTCGTCAACTTAATCTATTCATATATCCAGATCCTAGTATTTGTCGCCTGTCGCGAACGCTGGTTCTAACGACCGAAGAACCGCTCGTAGACTTTTTa GATGTTCCGATCACCGTAGATATTGGTAGCGAATTTCGCGTCGGTAGTCGTTTATTTATCGCTGGGAGATTAAAGCTGCTGCCGTATTC GTTTTATGTGAATCTACAGAAGGGTAAAGCTATTTATCCTCATCCCATTATACCGCTGCATTTAAATCCACGTTTTTTATATGGCAACAGCATGCCATACGTTGTCATGAATTGTTGGAATAACGGCACATGGAATCACGAGGAACGACATCAAGGCCAATTATCCTGGATGCCTGGCCGAGACTTTTTGCTAAT CATTCGGTGTGAATACGAGGGATATACGATATGGCTGGGCGACAAGATGATCGGTGAATTTAAACACAGATTGCAGCCATCGATTGTGGATACTCTACGAATTTCTGGCGACGTTGTGCTTTATCAGCTTAGCATGAGTTATGCCTAA
- the LOC139105545 gene encoding acetylcholine receptor subunit alpha-like, with protein MRLPCIVYTAITLILFVNVVLYASGTERSPVWNQTWTDRLKQDLFVKYDKFARPTQHFNTTVVKFDITFLYIDVDDFKSTITANGWATQMWNDEKLKWDPAKYGNIQHINVGNHEIWQPDILLYYSGTANTVEHYGDAACIIFHDGRVLWVPPAQFVGLCELDFRLWPFDTQVCNMTFGSWTYHGEHIDMQLAERMSTERMYVKNAQWKLVDLSKVRESVIYPCCEEAYTHINFKITLKRNSALYCSVLLMPAAAIIFLILTTFWLPPQSEMKISVAACTILIITVFLGYMGLKVPLTATPPLIVCFYSGCLCLETISLILAVIVINMSKRIYCKPLPRNIKLCLLSWPGKLLGLSDLISEIESRRPIPAQELRAKLTEESTTNSTSNISDDGDRQNIILPTKNVTQLEWILAGTAIDRIAFLFFCLILAIMAIVCIG; from the exons ATGCGGCTTCCTTGCATCGTTTACACGGCGATcacgcttattttattcgtcaaCGTAGTGTTATATGCGAGTGGCACAGAGA GGTCCCCCGTGTGGAATCAGACTTGGACCGATCGATTGAAGCAGGATCTGTTTGTAAAATATGACAAATTTGCCCGGCCGACGCAGCATTTTAACACCACAGTGGTCAAATTTGACATTACCTTTCTTTATATCGATGTG GATGACTTCAAGTCCACTATCACCGCCAACGGATGGGCGACTCAA ATGTGGAATGACGAAAAGCTCAAGTGGGATCCCGCAAAGTATGGCAATATCCAACACATTAACGTAGGAAACCACGAAATTTGGCAGCCAGACATTCTGTTGTATTACAG tggAACCGCGAACACGGTCGAGCATTATGGTGACGCAGCCTGCATCATTTTTCATGACGGTCGAGTATTGTGGGTGCCACCCGCGCAATTTGTCGGTCTCTGCGAGCTAGATTTTCGCCTTTGGCCTTTCGACACACAGGTTTGCAATATGACGTTCGGCTCATGGACGTACCATGGTGAACATATCGACATGCAACTGGCCGAACGCATGAGCACG GAACGCATGTACGTGAAAAATGCGCAATGGAAATTAGTGGACTTGAGCAAAGTGCGCGAATCAGTTATATACCCGTGCTGCGAGGAAGCGTACACCcatattaactttaaaataactttaaagaGAAACTCGGCCCTTTATTGCAGCGTATTGCTGATGCCTGCTGCGG CTATAATTTTCCTAATACTGACCACGTTTTGGTTACCGCCTCAAAGTGAAATGAAGATCAGCGTTGCGGCATGTACTATATTAATCATCACCGTATTTTTGGGGTACATGGGTCTTAAAGTACCATTAACCGCGACTCCTCCGCTCATAG TTTGTTTCTACAGTGGTTGCCTCTGTCTAGAAACAATATCGTTAATACTGGCAGTAATAGTAATCAACATGTCGAAAAGGATTTATTGCAAACCCCTTCCACGGAATATTAAGCTATGCTTGTTAAGCTGGCCTGGAAAACTGTTAGGACTTTCCGATCTCATAAGTGag atCGAATCACGACGACCTATACCAGCTCAGGAATTACGTGCCAAACTTACGGAAGAGTCTACTACTAATTCCACATCTAATATTTCGGATGACGGAGATCGGCAGAATATAATCCTGCCAACGAAGAACGTAACGCAATTAGAATGGATTCTCGCAGGCACAGCTATCGATCGTATagctttcttatttttctgtttgatATTAGCGATAATGGCAATCGTATGCATAGGATAA
- the LOC139105551 gene encoding FMRFamide-related peptides encodes MIALWTFNAMAFFCNWMLVSSSVLKDNGSLRIFKELPNDIEYVIKRHGIDDRKDDIESKDRRSTMGTSFIRFGRSQAAFNGVDNPGLDGETDSNSKVSRHPRWKSPDIVIRFGRSNTKTINGEQLKRGRNDLNFIRFGRNAQVVPADLVFAAMCSTLVPNEATRNTDMPLDVLRLVRLCNSLDKITGVINLDGISESRDGASRHE; translated from the exons ATG ATTGCACTCTGGACGTTCAACGCAATGGCGTTCTTTTGCAATTGGATGCTCGTATCTTCCTCGGTGTTAAAGGACAACGGTAGCTTGAGAATTTTCAAGGAGTTGCCGAATGACATTGAATACGTGATAAAGAGACACGGTATCGACGATCGTAAAGATGACATCGAGTCTAAAGACAGGCGCAGCACTATGGGCACATCTTTTATCAGGTTCGGGCGCAGTCAGGCCGCTTTCAACGGCGTTGACAATCCCGGTTTGGACGGGGAAACCGATTCTAATTCTAAAGTCAGCAGGCATCCGCGATGGAAATCGCCGGACATTGTCATCAGATTCGGCCGATCCAATACCAAAACTATTAACGGCGAACAACTCAAACGCGGGCGAAATGATCTCAATTTCATcag GTTTGGCCGTAACGCTCAAGTTGTGCCCGCCGATCTCGTTTTCGCTGCGATGTGTTCGACGCTGGTACCGAACGAAGCGACAAGAAACACGGATATGCCTCTGGACGTGCTGAGGCTGGTACGTCTTTGTAACAGCTTGGACAAGATCACCGGCGTGATTAATTTGGACGGAATCTCGGAAAGCCGGGACGGCGCGAGCCGCCACGAGTGA
- the Trp gene encoding transient receptor potential protein, giving the protein MNPSESQQNLLGNEARPSSVQSLQAPIDYILSPVEKHFLLSAERGDCATVKRLIEENRDHPEVLNINCVDPLNRSALIAAIENENIDLINLLLELGIEMKDALLHAIKEEYVEAVELLLEWEERIHKQGQPYSWESADSSSNFTSDITPLTLAAHKNNYEILKLLLDRGATLPTPHDARCGCDECVTSSEQDSLRHSQSRINAYRALTSSSLIALSSRDPLLTAFELSWELRRLSRMEQEFRAQYNEMREQTQQFATALLDHARTSYELEVMLNYNPTGDNWDPGERQTLDRLKLAIKYKQKQFVAHPNVQQLLGAIWYDGLPGFRRKNMVAQLVDVAKLGAMFPVYSTIYMMSPTSQMGSFMKKPFVKFICHSASYAFFLMLLGMASQRIEYLIIELFGNEWMREILAGWKKRERGCIPGFVETGVVIYVISLIASEIKSLWADGLLEYISDLWNIVDFIQNTFYVIWISLRVTAWWIVQKEYWSGLDPWYPRDQWHAFDPMLLSEGAFAAGMIFSFLKLVHIFSVNPHLGPLQISLGRMIIDIIKFFFIYTLVLFAFGCGMNQLMWYYADLEKRKCYHESDELPDFDNQEKACSIWRRFANLFETSQSLFWASFGMVDLMSFDLTGIKSFTRFWALLMFGSYSVINVIVLLNMLIAMMSNSYQIISERADTEWKFARSHLWMSYFEDGDTVPPPFNMIPTKKTFQKLFKCGRGDRSTKSFIKKSREKAMTRHDTVIRLLIRRYVTAEQRKRDEFGITEDDVREVRQDISSFRYDLIDILRKNGMCTPSLAKEEANIPGKKGRVMERRLQKDFQIGIVEGIVQAVIQSEKEPKDVFSQIAKAIGRKGSSSTKKDWNAMVRQSTIAKDPIGSTNEAVQRQTRRSLRRHLQHQPDSDLASMDPKRILAYNPNLSDVTPVTRIAYAKFMLSKKKLEEEPDTNEAAKEAKDEPQRSSKVMIAETSTSVRPRPTVDSFKKSLLKSTSSGSVDKPATLDVKTTEVRSPSPIPEDLIGEETGKQSTSSAMTDQEKKVAEKESAQEEGKKEAVSEKSTSEEKKEKEEIKDENKDLKSAKGSDNDTEQKTSDKEADAGKSSEPDKSTASEQKPEVDPYQTTKLRGKSKATGRIMGGWI; this is encoded by the exons atgaatccATCAGAATCTCAGCAGAATTTACTAGGGAATGAGGCGAGACCATCTTCGGTGCAATCGTTACAGGCGCCTATTGACTATATTCTTAGCCCGGTCGAGAAGCATTTCCTGCTTAGCGCGGAACGAGGTGATTGTGCCACTGTCAAAAG GTTAATCGAGGAGAATCGAGATCACCCGGAGGTGTTAAACATCAATTGCGTCGATCCGTTAAATCGATCCGCGCTGATAGCCGCgattgaaaatgaaaatatcgaTCTTATCAACCTGCTGCTTGAACTGGGAATTGAAATGAAG GATGCACTTCTGCATGCTATTAAAGAGGAGTACGTAGAAGCGGTAGAACTCCTACTAGAGTGGGAGGAAAGAATACACAAGCAGGGACAGCCTTAC AGTTGGGAGTCTGCAGATTCATCGTCGAATTTCACGTCGGATATAACTCCGTTGACTTTGGCAgctcataaaaataattacgaaatactGAAACTGCTATTAGATCGCGGCGCGACTCTTCCGACACCTCACGATGCGAG aTGTGGTTGCGACGAATGCGTTACTTCAAGCGAGCAGGACTCCCTCCGACACTCGCAATCTCGAATAAACGCGTACCGAGCGCTCACCTCGTCATCTTTAATCGCGCTTTCATCGAGAGACCCACTTTTAACAGCTTTCGAACTTTCATGGGAGCTACGACGCCTCAGCAGAATGGAGCAAGAATTCAGGGCCCAATACAAC GAAATGCGGGAGCAAACGCAGCAGTTCGCAACCGCCTTACTGGATCACGCGCGCACGTCTTACGAATTGGAAGTAATGTTAAACTACAACCCTACCGGTGACAATTGGGACCCTGGGGAAAGGCAGACCTTGGACCGGCTTAAGTTAGCTATTaaatataagcagaaacaa TTCGTCGCTCATCCGAATGTGCAACAATTACTTGGCGCAATCTGGTACGACGGTCTTCCGGGATTTAGAAGGAAAAATATGGTAGCGCAGTTGGTGGATGTTGCCAAACTAGGCGCAATGTTTCCGGTATACAGTACGATTTACATGATGTCCCCGACCTCGCAAATGGGATCCTTTATGAAGAAACcgtttgtgaaatttatttgccaCTCCGCGTCGTACGCTTTTTTTCTAA TGCTACTCGGTATGGCGTCGCAGCGAATCGAATATCTGATAATCGAGCTGTTTGGTAACGAATGGATGCGAGAAATACTTGCTGGGTGGAAGAAACGAGAACGCGGCTGTATCCCGGGCTTTGTCGAAACGGGAGTGGTTATCTACGTGATAa GTTTAATTGCTAGCGAAATCAAGTCTTTATGGGCTGACGGTTTACTCGAGTATATATCGGATCTCTGGAATATCGTCGACTTTATACAAAACACATTTTACGTTATCTGGATCAGTTTACGCGTTACGGCTTGGTGGATAGTACAG AAAGAATATTGGAGCGGCTTAGATCCCTGGTATCCGAGAGATCAATGGCACGCATTCGATCCAATGCTGCTCTCGGAGGGAGCATTCGCAGCGGGAATGATATTCAG TTTCTTAAAACTCGTCCATATATTCAGCGTGAATCCTCATCTCGGCCCACTCCAGATTTCCCTCGGGAGAATGATAATAGACATTATCAAGTTCTTTTTCATCTACACCCTCGTGCTATTTGCTTTCGGCTGCG GTATGAATCAGCTGATGTGGTATTATGCGGActtagaaaagagaaaatgttaTCACGAGTCGGACGAATTGCCGGATTTTGATAATCAGGAGAAAGCCTGCTCTATATGGAGAAGATTCGCTAA CTTGTTCGAGACGTCGCAATCACTTTTTTGGGCTAGTTTCGGCATGGTCGATTTAATGTCGTTCGATCTGACGGGGATTAAAAGCTTCACGCGATTCTGGGCACTTCTCATGTTCGGCTCGTACTCAGTTATAAACGTCATTGTACTGTTAAACATGCTGATCGCTATGATGTCTAATTCTTATCAAATTATCTCg gAACGAGCTGATACGGAATGGAAATTTGCCAGGAGCCATTTATGGATGAGTTATTTCGAGGACGGCGATACCGTTCCACCTCCATTTAATATGATACCGACGAAAAAAACTTTCCAAAAGCTGTTCAAATGCGGACGCGGCGATCGTTCCACAAAGTCTtttata aaaaaatcTCGAGAGAAGGCTATGACCAGACACGACACGGTGATACGTTTACTTATACGTCGCTACGTGACGGCCGAGCAAAGAAAACGAGATGAATTCGGTATCACAGAGGATGATGTTAGGGAAGTTCGTCAGGACATTTCAAGCTTTCGGTACGATCTGATTGATATTCTTCGAAAAAATGGAATGTGCACGCCGAGTCTTGCCAAGGAAGAGGCGAACA tACCCGGGAAAAAAGGTAGAGTGATGGAACGTCGACTTCAAAAAGATTTCCAGATCGGCATCGTGGAAGGTATCGTGCAAGCCGTTATTCAGAGCGAAAAGGAACCGAAAGACGTGTTCAGTCAAATTGCTAAAGCGATCGGGCGAAAAGGGAGCAGCTCCACGAAAAAGGACTGGAACGCTATGGTTAGGCAAAGTACTATTGCCAAGGATCCTATCGGTAGTACGAACGAAGCGGTGCAACGTCAAACGCGGCGAAGTCTACGTCGTCACTTGCAACACCAGCCGGACTCTGACCTGGCGTCTATGGATCCGAAACGGATACTTGCCTACAATCCGAATCTCTCGGACGTTACACCGGTTACTAGGATAGCTTACGCCAAGTTCATGCTGAGCAAGAAGAAACTAGAGGAGGAACCTG ATACAAATGAGGCTGCCAAAGAGGCTAAAGATGAGCCTCAAAGGAGCAGTAAAGTTATGATAGCGGAAACTTCTACAAGTGTTCGTCCACGGCCCACTGTTGATTCCTTTAAAAAGAGCTTACTGAAGTCTACAAGTAGCGGTAGCGTGGATAAACCAGCAACGCTCGACGTTAAAACTACCGAAGTCAGATCGCCGTCACCGATACCCGAGGATCTCATAGGAGAAGAAACTGGCAAACAGTCGACATCATCGGCAATGACTGATCAAGAGAAAAAAGTCGCGGAGAAGGAAAGCGCGCAAGAAGAAGGGAAGAAAGAAGCGGTAAGCGAAAAATCAACgtcagaagaaaaaaaagaaaaagaggagataaaagatgaaaataaGGATTTGAAAAGTGCAAAGGGGAGTGATAACGATACCGAGCAGAAGACTTCCGATAAAGAAGCCGATGCAGGAAAATCTAGCGAGCCTGATAAATCAACCGCGAGCGAACAGAAGCCTGAAGTAGACCCGTATCAAACCACGAAACTGCGAGGAAAATCAAAAGCAACCGGTCGAATAATGGGAGGTTGGATTTAA
- the LOC139105363 gene encoding cytochrome b5 has protein sequence MSDSVRYSLADVAKCNGKNETRTWIVIHDKVYDVTDYMQQHPGGSELIEEYAGKDATDGFDDFGHSSDATKILKKYLIGDLENEDKHANRKKKQAVSNNGITSEGTKKPKQKTFLRILCGKCTH, from the exons ATGTCCGATTCGGTTCGATACTCGCTCGCGGACGTCGCGAAGTGCAATGGCAAGAACGAAACGAGAACCTGGATCGTGATCCACGATAAAGTTTACGATGTGACGGACTACATGCAACag CATCCCGGTGGTTCAGAGTTAATCGAGGAATACGCGGGAAAAGACGCGACGGACGGATTCGACGATTTCGGGCATTCTTCCGATGCAAcgaaaattcttaaaaaatatttaatcggcGATCTTGAGAAT GAGGACAAACACGccaacagaaagaaaaagcaagcAGTGTCTAATAACGGAATAACGTCGGAAGGAACGAAGAAGCCGAAACAAAA GACCTTTTTAAGAATTCTCTGCGGCAAATGTACACATTGA